One Deinococcus grandis DNA window includes the following coding sequences:
- a CDS encoding cell division protein FtsQ/DivIB, producing the protein MPDPAPSGADAAESLAEPAPRRRSRRPLWAALAAVLVVGAGVGAWFALPVNTVTVSGNVRLSEARVQALAGLDGTFGWLYYGTWRARGLLDSPWVQSAVVTRTFPDRVAIAVTERTPRARWQRRTGEVVAVARDGTVLPGAAGTGALPLIRGWGPDRLPEVLHLLDTLGRYTVQTVTYTPSGVRVKLKTGSVWSGDLNALVKYAGSISMYPDRDIYIYPWGVSVQE; encoded by the coding sequence GTGCCGGACCCTGCGCCGTCCGGAGCTGACGCTGCTGAATCTCTTGCTGAACCTGCCCCGCGCCGCCGCTCGCGCCGTCCCCTGTGGGCGGCCCTGGCGGCGGTGCTCGTGGTGGGGGCCGGGGTGGGCGCGTGGTTTGCGCTGCCCGTCAATACGGTCACCGTCAGCGGCAACGTCCGCCTGAGTGAGGCGCGGGTGCAGGCACTGGCAGGACTGGACGGTACCTTCGGCTGGCTGTACTACGGCACGTGGCGCGCGCGGGGGCTGCTGGACAGTCCGTGGGTGCAGTCGGCGGTGGTCACGCGCACCTTCCCGGACCGCGTGGCGATTGCCGTGACCGAACGCACTCCGCGCGCCCGCTGGCAGCGCCGCACCGGGGAGGTCGTGGCGGTGGCCCGCGACGGGACGGTCCTGCCGGGCGCTGCGGGGACGGGCGCCCTGCCCCTCATCCGGGGGTGGGGCCCTGACCGGCTGCCGGAAGTCCTGCACCTGCTCGACACCCTGGGCCGCTACACTGTGCAGACGGTCACGTACACGCCGTCGGGCGTGCGCGTGAAACTCAAGACCGGCTCGGTCTGGAGTGGCGACCTGAACGCCCTCGTGAAGTATGCTGGGAGCATCAGCATGTATCCAGACCGTGACATCTACATCTACCCCTGGGGGGTGAGCGTCCAGGAATGA
- a CDS encoding UDP-N-acetylmuramate dehydrogenase, which translates to MTATFSRTGARVERLPLSRFTTLGVGGEAEVWFVETHEQLQEAMAQPYRILGGGSNLVIADEGVPERVIRLSGPLAERDLTPDPHLSEDPWVVTGWVGGGVPLPGLIRQLQKLGLSGLEGTVGIPAQVGGAVWMNAGTRYGEMFDGLHTLEIVTPEGLRQVTPDDLNWGYRDSGIPRNHIVTRVRLKLRRAAPEEVLAKMDFADQARKGQPKMKTPGCAFKNPGGVSAGKLIDEAGLKGSRVGNALIAPEHANFIVNLGGATAADVHALLGLIRERVPVPMELEYELWPAPGNA; encoded by the coding sequence GTGACCGCCACGTTCAGCCGCACGGGCGCGCGCGTGGAGCGGCTGCCCCTGTCGCGCTTCACGACGCTGGGCGTGGGCGGCGAGGCCGAGGTGTGGTTCGTCGAGACGCACGAGCAGCTGCAGGAAGCCATGGCGCAGCCCTACCGCATCCTGGGGGGCGGCAGCAACCTCGTGATCGCCGACGAGGGCGTCCCGGAACGCGTGATCCGCCTGAGCGGCCCGCTGGCCGAGCGGGACCTGACGCCGGACCCGCACCTGAGCGAGGACCCCTGGGTCGTGACCGGCTGGGTGGGCGGCGGCGTGCCCCTGCCCGGCCTGATCCGGCAGCTGCAGAAGCTGGGCCTGAGCGGCCTGGAGGGCACCGTCGGCATTCCGGCGCAGGTGGGCGGCGCGGTGTGGATGAACGCCGGGACCCGCTACGGCGAGATGTTCGACGGCCTGCACACCCTGGAGATCGTCACGCCCGAAGGGCTGCGGCAGGTCACGCCGGACGACCTGAACTGGGGCTACCGCGACAGCGGTATTCCGCGCAACCACATCGTGACCCGCGTGCGCCTGAAACTGCGCCGCGCCGCGCCCGAAGAGGTCCTGGCGAAGATGGACTTCGCGGATCAGGCCCGCAAGGGCCAGCCGAAGATGAAGACGCCGGGCTGCGCGTTCAAGAACCCGGGCGGCGTGAGCGCCGGGAAGCTGATCGACGAGGCGGGCCTGAAGGGTTCCCGTGTGGGCAACGCACTGATCGCGCCGGAACACGCGAACTTCATCGTGAATCTGGGCGGCGCGACCGCCGCGGACGTGCACGCGCTGCTGGGCCTGATCCGCGAGCGCGTCCCGGTGCCGATGGAACTGGAGTACGAACTGTGGCCCGCGCCGGGGAACGCGTGA